The Ascaphus truei isolate aAscTru1 chromosome 3, aAscTru1.hap1, whole genome shotgun sequence genome includes a region encoding these proteins:
- the CLIC6 gene encoding chloride intracellular channel protein 6 isoform X2 yields MILWLKGLIFNVTTVDLKRKPADLQNLAPGTNPPFMTFDGEVKTDVNKIEEFLEERLTVPRYPKLGTKHPESNSAGNDVFAKFSAYIKNPRKDLHENLEKTLLKSLKKLNDFLNSPLPEEIDAYSTEDNTGSSRKFLDGNELTLADCNLLPKLHIIQVVAKKYRNFEFPAEMTGIWRYLNNAYARDEFTNTCPADSEIEFAYLDVAKRMK; encoded by the exons ATGATCCTTTGGCTGAAAGGTCTCATATTTAATGTCACCACAGTGGATCTAAAGAG GAAACCCGCAGATCTGCAAAACCTGGCACCGGGGACAAACCCCCCTTTTATGACGTTTGATGGAGAAGTGAAAACAGATGTAAATAAAATTGAAGAGTTCCTGGAAGAAAGGTTAACAGTGCCAAG GTATCCCAAACTTGGAACAAAGCACCCCGAGTCTAATTCAGCAGGAAATGATGTGTTTGCAAAATTCTCAGCCTACATTAAAAACCCAAGAAAAGATCTACATGAAA ATTTAGAAAAAACCTTGCTAAAGTCCTTAAAGAAACTGAATGACTTCCTGAATTCACCTCTGCCTGAGGAGATTGATGCCTATAGCACAGAGGACAACACTGGTTCCAGCAGGAAGTTCCTGGATGGCAATGAGCTGACGTTGGCTGATTGTAACCTCTTACCAAAACTCCATATTATTCAG GTTGTAGCCAAAAAGTACCGAAATTTTGAATTCCCCGCTGAAATGACTGGAATCTGGAGATACCTAAACAATGCGTACGCCAGAGATGAATTCACCAACACATGCCCGGCCGATTCCGAGATAGAATTTGCTTATTTAGATGTCGCCAAAAGAATGAAGTAA